ACATATTAACTGAGTCTGTTCTGAATAAACCCAGTTCTACTTATGAGGTCAGAACACCCTTTGGCATCATCAGTGGCTCCGTGTCGCTGTCAGGCACTCCAGGTgcaaaagaaccccccccccctttgcagcCATGTACTGTGTGCACAGCTGGAAGGTGGGACCGACCATGGCgtgctgcaggggtgtgtgtgtgtgtgtgtccatttgcAGCACATTAAAAgtaatattaatgaaagcaattgaCCGCTGCTTGTGGATCTTCTTCTCACAGTTCTAACCAAAGGGAGAGGCTGGAAAAATAGGAGTGGCCAAGGCCTCGCCTCTccctcagcagcagctgctgctgctgctttcagtcTGCACTCCTCGGCATGCTTCCTTGGGAGTAAGGCTGACTGGACATGTGGCAGGACAGATTTCTCAGTAAACACATGCAGGGCATTGTTGCAAGGCAGTCTCTGGAGAGGGCAGAGGACGTCCCCCGCCCCTCTCAGAAAAGAGGGAACCAACCAAGAGCTCTTCAAGGCTCTTGCTGGAGCcagcccccacccacacacccccgccccccgtaGGGGCTCAAAGAACGGTCATCACCCAAAGCAGAAGAGAGAAGATGTTTTATTATTCACGGATGGCACCAGAGGGAAACCAACTTGCAGTGCTGCCCTCCTCCCGGCCAGGCGGCTTCTCGTCAGACAGCCAGACTCttccgctccccccgcccccacccccaagcagatCCTGAACCCCAGTCCAAGCAACGTTGCTGCTTTGGAGTCTCTGTGATCAGAGCtgagtggggaagccagaggggggcCGTGGTGGGGCTCCGCCAGGGTTGGAGCAcaaggagggtgggggggatttgtccccagcaggagcaggaaagggcgggtgggcggaggtgacggtggcagcggcagcagcagaggactCTTCAGCTGTTCCCCTTCTTAGCCACAATCAGGACAGCTGAAGGCACCAGACctggggagaaagacagaggctGAAGTGGGAGACCCAAGCCCAGGGAGGAAGATGGCGAGCGCCACCCTCAAATTCTGCTCAGCGGGCTTAGGTCCTCCCGCTGAAGAGGACAATGGCCTCCATGCTCCCCTGTGAAAAAGAGGGGGCACCCTCACCTCCCCCCGCCAACAATTCCAGAGGAGGCTGACCCACAGCTTCCAGAGCTCCCCCAGCTGGTTGACCAAGTGCTGAGTTCAGATTCCTGCCTCCCACTTgcacttcatggaggggagggctctcagcagcagccagccatcAGGGTTGGAGGGGGCGTGGGCTGCCGAGCACCACGCAGGGGGTGGCCTCCCTCCTCTTGGCTGGCTGAGGCAGGACTGGCTGGCCGGGTTCTCCTCATCGTTTACAGCCCCCAAAGATGCACTCAGCCCTGCAGATGCTCCCATTTCCCTTTGCAAAGAAGACTCAGGATTGGTTTGGGAATTGAGTCCTGTGCCTGtattggggtgtgggggggtgtctggtGAGTCTCGGGGCCAGGCCCTATCCCCTGCCGCCCGGGCTCACCCAGCTCCTGTAGGGGCTTCTCCATGTCTTCCTCGGTGAAGACCCGCCGGGGGAAGCTCGTGAGGAGGTTGAAGGGCTCTTCACCACTATCCTTGCGGTTCAGCTCCACGTAGAGCCGCACGGCCGCCAGCTGCTCTTTGGCTTTGAAGGTCTGGGTGAGCGACGTCCCGTCCAGCAGTCTCACCTGCCcaaggagagggggcaggggggggctgTGGGCGGGCTGGGCatgtctctccccgcccccccgcaccCAAGACCAGCCATGACTATCCCCACAGTAATGGAGGACCAAGAGCCAAAAGAGGCTGGAAGATATGGAGATGTCAGCAGGAACCCAGAGGCGCTCCCTGACCTGCCCAGGTGCCTGAACAATTTCAGCCCCCAGTGCTCTCTTGTCCTCTTCACCTCCGGCCTTTCGACAACAGGATTGTACTCATAGCAGCTTAAGTTGCTATAAATTCATATCTATTCAAAGCAACGTTAACCGAACTCACCAGCGTGCAAGACAGAACAGGCAGggtgctttagagcaggggtgggcaaccttggctccccagctgttgctgtactacaactcccagcacccccactgcagcaggggctgctgggaggtgtagttcgGCAACAGCCAGAGAGCCACGGTTGCCTgcctctgctttagagagagTTCCGTAGGCTAGCTCTACCTTCTCTGGCAACGCTGCAAGGCAGACAGGCCACACCGTCCCCAGGGGCTGCCAGAGGTGGGTTCGTGGCAGAGGAGATGGCAGCAAGAGACGCAGGCTCAGCCACCACGGCCAAGGACCCAGCAGCAGTCCTCAGAAGCGAGGCCGCGAAGCAGCTGCCTGCATCTGAGCAGGTCCCTTCGAATACAAATACGACTTCTCTTTCTAGagttctgctcttccaagagttcCCCAAGTGGTGTACATATCCCCATCTAAAAGAGaaaccactggagggctgctgtgctggggatggagaaggacCGCTGCTCTGTCTCTGGTAgagataagagaatcaccactttgaaaaggggctgcatggctcagttagctgggggACAAACAAAACCTCCAGTCccagggtttggtttggtttttcaagaggtgaaccaatggtctgactcagggtaTGCtcatcaggagcatgcacagctcagTGGCCGgacctgcagaaggccccagattcaacccctggtggcagcatctccaggtcgggctgggagagacccctgagccggaaaccctggagagctgctgccagccagtgcaggcagGACTGAGCTAGttgggtctgacttggtaggaaGCAGCTCCATGGGCTCATCAGCCAAGCAGAGCtctctctgcactcccagcatcccccgccccaccaaaccCTCTTACCTGTATCCTGCATTGATCATATTCTCGTTTGACGGGGGGCTCTTGGCTAGGCGAGGAGGGCACCGGCAGTGCGGGGGCCGTCGGCTCAGGCGGGCTGGACGCTTGGGaagagctgctgcagctgctgctgccaccgccaccaaacTGGGGGAGGAGAGAACACGAGAGGCATCAGCCAGGCTACTTGGAGGGAAAAGGCCTCCTAGACctcatggaggaggggtctattaacggctactagtcggagggctgtaggccacctccagcctcgggggcggggtgcctctggggaccagttgcgggggaataacagcaggagaaaggggcatgccttcaacttgggcctgatccagcagggaagttCTTATGTTCGGGGGGGCCTGCAAGGAACCCGGCCCCGGGATTCTCTGCATCCCTCTCCACTCAGCAGCCTTGAAGCCCTGCTTGCAGGTAAATGCATCCTGTACTGCAGCTGCACACAGAGCGGAGAAATGCCATGCTGAAGCTGTGGAGGGCCATTCTCCAAGGCAGGGGTGGGCCGGTGGGGTTCTTCATGAACCACCTAATCAAGCCTCTCTCGGTGGTTCACAGGGAATCACTAAGAGCTGGTGGGCCCTGCAGGGAacaggaggatgctggactaggtgggcctccttgggcctgatccagcagccggGCCGGGCTTcggttctttaaaaacaaaacaagcaccCCGAACTAAAAGCCGGAAGAaagaggagagtcttgagggctTTCTGAAagccagccagagatggggaagctcctGTTCCGACAGGGAGCCCCTTCCCCAGTCTCCCGATGGCCACCGAGAAGGCCCCGCTCCGAGTCACTCTGCTCCACGGGGGTCATGCCGAAAGGGGCACTCTCCGAGAGACGCCGGGCCCAAGCCGCTAAGGGCGTTCGagggaataaccagcactctgcATTTGGCCTGGACACACCTGGCTTCTTCTCCAGCGTGGAGCCAGGTGTGAGGAGCCCAGCCCTGGGAGTGCCATTTCATGCCACCCACACAGCGACGccccgctgctcccccccccccgcccggccccTGCATTCCACAgagcagcagcccctccctccctccctgcctcaccTTTTTGGCCCGCTCAGCCTTGTCCCGTTCAATCTTCTCTCGCACCCGCTGCCTGGAAAGGAGAACCGACTGACTCGGGTGGAAGGGGAAGCGAGATGGCCACGACGCAGCCCAGTCCCAGGCAGGCtcccaccttccccccaccccacccccagggctgtTCTCCTCAGCACGGTTCTCAGAGAGACCAGCCCGGCAGCCGCTTCTGCTGGCGTGTGAGGCACAGACCAGGCTGCAGGGAGGGCTTGGggccctgcctgcctcttccaagTCCGTGgcgacccccccccgcccgagcAGGCGgccactccctccccctccagcctTCCCTTTGACTCGTGGGTGACCAGAGGACAGGGAGGCCCTCGGGAGCAAGGCGCCAGCCAGCCCCCTGGGCCCAATCGCAGCCCCCCGCCGCGGCCCTCCTCACTTGGCCAGCTTCTCCTCCATCTTCTCCCGGCGCCGCTCTTCGGCCAGCTTCTTCATCTCGTCCTCTTGCAGCTTCTGGCGGATGAGGGAGAGCTCCTGGCCCTGCTTCCGGCGCTGCTTCTCCCGCTCAATGCTCTCCCGCTTCTCCCGCTCCTCGCGCTCGCGCTGCTTCTGGGAGATCAGCTCCATCATCCTGGAGGGGCAGCGGGCAGAGCTGTCAGTATCCTGACCCGGCTCTGACTCTCCCCCGGGACCTCGGCCCCTTTCCCAGAAGCCCCAGATggagagcgggggcggggggggagggcaagcgtTGGCTTCCTTCCGAGAGGCTGGAGGGCCACCGACTGCAGCAGCCACGGTGGGGGAGAGTGCTGGCTCCCAGGGCTGCAGCTCAGCGGCCAAGTAGCAcgcaggaggccccaggttccctccctggcggcggcggcagcagcagcagccgcctctccaggtagggctgggaaagactcctgcctggaacccgggagaagccgctgccagtcagggcccAAGGGTCTACATTCCTCTGACCTGCAGCCATAGACAGAGGAGTCCTGCACCTACCCGGACAAGtctccgctcttgcctgtgggccactcagaggcatctggggggccactgtgtggagcaggacgctggactagagaAGCTGccttggcggggggtgggggacagcggCTAGTTTCGCGGCAGGGCTGCCCCTGCGTCCTCCTCTGCCTCACGGCAGATGAAGAAGGGTTCTCTCACAGAGCCCGGACAACGTTACCTCTTCGTCTGCTCCTGTTTCTCCTCTTCGCTCAGGGGACGTCTGTTCTCCTCCTCGGTCAGTTCCTCTAGTGTCAGAtctaggggagggggggcagagagagagagagacccaacaTGTGCCGGAACCCAGGAAGGGACACGCAGCAGGCGCATTCACCCCACGGCTGGAGgacaggagtgcaggcagaggcAGAGCTGCAGCCGCGACTCCTTGCTGGGGACTTTTGGGAGGAAGAGACGACCCACGTTTGGAAGGGAGACGggctgggcgggtggggggaacacTCCTCAACTGCTTAGGGAGCGCGGGAAGATTCTGGGCTCACATCTCTTGAAACAAGGATGTGAACGTGAAACACACAGATCCCCAAGAGGGTACGGAAGGGGATTCACGAACAGGCAGCACCCCAGGCAGTTTAgggcttgtggggtgggggccttgcctgcctgccctaaAAGCACGCAGATGTGGAAGGGGGAGGA
The Hemicordylus capensis ecotype Gifberg chromosome 14, rHemCap1.1.pri, whole genome shotgun sequence genome window above contains:
- the UBXN1 gene encoding UBX domain-containing protein 1 isoform X1; this encodes MMGVVAHSSRESRLEEGTLVIGSPPPPEGRRVGVPLRRSCLRPKTVLPRPPSALPAAPSRDPNSGRETDPPLPVLQPPPGRKEGEERRERGGEKALALTGNQGIEPAMDWLMEHENDPDLDEPYVAPQGHVLSPEEPPEGRTPEAVPSGADLTLEELTEEENRRPLSEEEKQEQTKRMMELISQKQREREEREKRESIEREKQRRKQGQELSLIRQKLQEDEMKKLAEERRREKMEEKLAKQRVREKIERDKAERAKKFGGGGSSSCSSSSQASSPPEPTAPALPVPSSPSQEPPVKREYDQCRIQVRLLDGTSLTQTFKAKEQLAAVRLYVELNRKDSGEEPFNLLTSFPRRVFTEEDMEKPLQELGLVPSAVLIVAKKGNS
- the UBXN1 gene encoding UBX domain-containing protein 1 isoform X2, which translates into the protein MGTRGPWSAGGEFAGGGTTMECTALESLIEMGFPQNRAEKALALTGNQGIEPAMDWLMEHENDPDLDEPYVAPQGHVLSPEEPPEGRTPEAVPSGADLTLEELTEEENRRPLSEEEKQEQTKRMMELISQKQREREEREKRESIEREKQRRKQGQELSLIRQKLQEDEMKKLAEERRREKMEEKLAKQRVREKIERDKAERAKKFGGGGSSSCSSSSQASSPPEPTAPALPVPSSPSQEPPVKREYDQCRIQVRLLDGTSLTQTFKAKEQLAAVRLYVELNRKDSGEEPFNLLTSFPRRVFTEEDMEKPLQELGLVPSAVLIVAKKGNS
- the UBXN1 gene encoding UBX domain-containing protein 1 isoform X3 encodes the protein MECTALESLIEMGFPQNRAEKALALTGNQGIEPAMDWLMEHENDPDLDEPYVAPQGHVLSPEEPPEGRTPEAVPSGADLTLEELTEEENRRPLSEEEKQEQTKRMMELISQKQREREEREKRESIEREKQRRKQGQELSLIRQKLQEDEMKKLAEERRREKMEEKLAKQRVREKIERDKAERAKKFGGGGSSSCSSSSQASSPPEPTAPALPVPSSPSQEPPVKREYDQCRIQVRLLDGTSLTQTFKAKEQLAAVRLYVELNRKDSGEEPFNLLTSFPRRVFTEEDMEKPLQELGLVPSAVLIVAKKGNS